A single Bosea sp. PAMC 26642 DNA region contains:
- a CDS encoding dihydrodipicolinate synthase family protein, whose translation MTNDQENHGKVRSALRGISGVHVTAWSADGEADWAVTGRIVARIAQAGIHNIVSAGNTGEFYPMTTDEVVRSHAVAAEAAAGKALVTAGIGRSLREAVSTGKLAAGAGCDAVMVHHPLDPFAAPQSQADYIIAIAEALTIPLVAYIRSDAIGVKDLVRVATHPNVAGVKFASSNMMLLAECVRATQGTSANWICGLAEGWAAPFYALGARGFTSGLINVAPERSLAVWHALETGDYAAARIEVDAIAGFETLRTKYGNGANVTVVKEALGLLGTDVGPVRLPGLPELNAAEKAELRQIVSGWNPVRIAAE comes from the coding sequence ATGACGAATGACCAGGAAAACCACGGCAAGGTTCGCAGCGCCTTGCGCGGCATCTCGGGCGTGCATGTCACGGCCTGGAGCGCCGATGGCGAGGCCGATTGGGCGGTGACGGGCAGGATCGTCGCCCGCATCGCGCAGGCCGGCATTCACAACATCGTCTCGGCCGGCAACACCGGCGAGTTCTACCCGATGACGACCGACGAGGTCGTGCGCAGCCATGCGGTGGCAGCCGAAGCGGCAGCCGGCAAGGCGCTGGTCACAGCCGGCATCGGCCGTTCGCTGCGCGAGGCGGTCTCGACCGGGAAGCTCGCGGCCGGTGCCGGTTGCGACGCGGTGATGGTCCACCACCCGCTCGACCCCTTCGCCGCGCCGCAATCGCAGGCCGACTACATCATCGCAATCGCCGAGGCGCTGACGATCCCGCTCGTGGCCTATATCCGCTCCGACGCGATCGGCGTGAAGGATCTGGTTCGCGTCGCGACACATCCCAATGTCGCGGGCGTCAAATTCGCCTCCAGCAACATGATGCTGTTGGCCGAATGCGTGCGCGCCACGCAAGGGACGTCCGCCAACTGGATCTGCGGGCTCGCCGAGGGCTGGGCCGCGCCCTTCTATGCGCTCGGCGCGCGCGGCTTCACCTCCGGCCTGATCAATGTCGCACCGGAGCGCTCGCTGGCCGTCTGGCACGCGCTGGAGACCGGCGACTACGCAGCCGCCCGGATCGAGGTCGACGCCATCGCCGGTTTCGAGACCCTGCGTACGAAATACGGCAACGGCGCCAACGTCACCGTGGTGAAGGAAGCGCTCGGCCTGCTCGGAACCGATGTCGGCCCGGTGCGCCTGCCCGGCCTGCCGGAGCTGAACGCCGCCGAGAAGGCTGAACTGCGCCAGATCGTCTCCGGCTGGAACCCGGTCCGCATCGCGGCGGAGTGA